The genomic DNA CcacctaaaattaaaaaaaaaaacagcaactgATAAAATAAGCCTTTGTAATCATCACAATTAGAAGAATCAAGATAGACACAAATCAAAAGGGTCTCTCAAACATTGAGTGAGCAATCtgaagttattaaaaaaattaaaactttgaaaaggtCAACCTCGGCTAAAGGGGTAAACCAGCGGAGACTGAAGCGAGTGGTGGTGATGGGAGTAAGAAAACAAGTTTCGGAGATGTTGAACTCGGCAGCGAGAGACTGAAGCCACGTGTCGTCTCTCTCGTTGTTGTCGTCGAGGAAACAAACCGCAGCTGGGTTCCCTTTGAAAGCCAAATCAGTGAAAGCATccacctttattttttttattttgtataagaaaaaaaaaacagttctttCATCAGTGAagtgaagaagaatctgaaaaaaaaaaatacaaaattggaGAATTGAGAAGAGAATAATAAAGTAAGTACCACGAAGTACTTgacagctttcttcttcttccccatgTTATTTTCAGAAGAGACCCGTagagtttttttcctttctcaaaATCAATTCTTAACAACAAGTCATATGCTGTAtctgtaatttattatttttaataaggcCCATTTATAAATTAGGCCCAtattttaaacccaaaaatatgGGCCTAATAATCCAAATAAACGTCGGTCTAaactgaataaacaaaaaaattgccTTCTACGAAAATACCGAAAGTACCCTTATTGTTACTTAGCATCGTAAGTTTCCGTCTTGTTGCTCTGCtttctttattatattggtttttggtttgggtcctctctctctctctctccaaagaaACAAACTCTCACAATTCCCGAAAACGAAAAAATATCTCTCAATCCGAATTTGCGACTTTTCCGCTACCTTTTGCTCTGTCAAAAACGTAAAAATCTCTGAAAGGTTCGTTCGTTCGTTCTTCTCTGATCTTTTATTCCTTCTTTTCGATTCTTAAGATTTGAGAAAAACAAACCCATCACTGACACCCTCGAGGTtaattttgatcaaaaaaacctcttcttctttcttgttctgttctgttctgttctgttctgtgtTGTTATGTTTCGATTCCCAAATCTTTTTCACGTGATTCTTATGGTGtcgtgtgtgtatatatatctctggatcaaaattagggttttagtgtCATTGTTAAATCCTAAAAAACGCAAAATTGATTCTTTGATGCAAAATATGCAATCAATATTCTCTAGTGTCTCCAAGTAAtccttttgggtttttttttttggcattagTGTTGTGTGATGATACTTCTCTTAAAAGTTAttgtctttttcctttttctttctgtattaACGTAAGACAACCCAGTAGCTGTTGTGCCATTATAACGCAGGAGGCATaatcgtttgtttgtttttttttttgctttttttttgcagatttaATTGATCTTGTTCAGTGATGGGTTACAAAGAGGTTTATTCAGCTCTTGCGGAATTGTTTCCACAGGTTAAAGCTCTTATCTTTATCTCCTCTCACTCTCAATTTGACTCGTGGTTTGTGATTTTTGGTTATGATATTTTCATTAATAAGCAATTGTGTTTTATAAAGTTAAGACAccagttgttttgttttgttttgttatgccATGATTGATCAAGTACTCTTTTTACTCGGTAGTTTTGTTTTGGAACCAACTTGTATCTTTATctaaaatctgatttttctACAGATTGATGCAAGGCTTTTAAAAGCTGTTGCTATTGAACACCCAAAGGATGCTGATGAAGCTGCAGCTGTTGTTGTTTCTGAGATTGTTCCTCTCTTTTACCCTAATTTGGCTGATGATACTTCTACACCACCTGACAACAATTCACCCGCTCATGTCCCCAACAAAGGTACTTGTTCTTTGATATGATCAATCAGATTTTTCCTGTTCTGTTATTTGGACTTTTTGTACATTCGTTGTTTGATGTGCTGATGAAGTGGCTGCTGTTAATGCAGTAGAACGTGATATGCAAAATGGTGCGGTGACTGTTTCAGAGTCTGGTGCTTCGTCTTCAGGAACTATTTCTCTGGCTGTTCATTGTGACCATGAAACAAGGGCATCAGTCACTGAATTTTATTCTAGTAGGAACCAGTTAGAAAGTGTGTTTCCAATTGGTGATCTTGATTTTCATAGCAAAGCAAGGATCGGGTTGAGCGGATCGGTTGAGCCTAGAGTGGTTCCTTCAGAAACCCCTGCCTTTGTTCAGGTGGGAGACAAATTGACTAGCGATGGTTGCCAAGGTGTTGAGTTTCACCTTACAGGTAATCAAGCAGAAGCTAGCACAAGCCGGGATGCAGACGATACTATGCATAAGCTGATTTTGGAGATGACACAATCACCTCGTTTTCAAAGTAGAACTGGGAGTTCACTTGACTTGAACGAGGCATCAAGTGGTTCATTGGCTGTTGAAAATAGTGATGCAGAGTTGAGTGGTTCAAATCTCGTGGACGAGACATCAAAGGGCGCTTTGGCAGTCGGAAATGGTGAGCTAGAGCTGGGGGGTTCTTTTAGCTCTGTTGTTAGCAGATCAACTCACGGATGCAACATTGCCCACCTTGAGCAGATCATTGAAGATGCCAAAAGTAACAAGGTATGCTATTGTGTATTTTggacattttataatttcagGGAAATAGATTATTATGAGGTTATATTTGCTGTGGGGGTGTTTGCTTTTGCGATATTTTAGTATCatgcttttctttttgattttgtgatGATGTAGAGAACCCTGTTCACTGTGATGGAGTCGATTATGAACCTGATGAGAGAAGTTGAACTTCAAGAAAAGGAGGCAGAAAAGGCGAAGGAAGATGCTGCTAGAGGAGGCTTTGATACTCTTGACAAGGTTGAGGAGCTGAAGAAAATGCTGGAACGTGCGAAGGAGGCAAATGACATGGTGACTTTGTGTTACTTATATTGTACTGATACGTGCTTGTTAATGTGCTCAGATTTTTAATAGCGAACTAATCATCTTTATGTCACAGGATGCTGGAGAAGTTTATGGGGAGAGGTCGATTTTGACCACTGAAGTTAATGAGCTTGAAAATCGCCTGCTCAACTTGTCAGAAGAACGTGACAAGTCTCTTTCTGTTCTTGATGAGGTACATGCTCGTCACACGATTTAGATCCAACTTGATTTACTCAGT from Camelina sativa cultivar DH55 chromosome 2, Cs, whole genome shotgun sequence includes the following:
- the LOC104714727 gene encoding uncharacterized protein LOC104714727 isoform X2, coding for MGYKEVYSALAELFPQIDARLLKAVAIEHPKDADEAAAVVVSEIVPLFYPNLADDTSTPPDNNSPAHVPNKERDMQNGAVTVSESGASSSGTISLAVHCDHETRASVTEFYSSRNQLESVFPIGDLDFHSKARIGLSGSVEPRVVPSETPAFVQVGDKLTSDGCQGVEFHLTGNQAEASTSRDADDTMHKLILEMTQSPRFQSRTGSSLDLNEASSGSLAVENSDAELSGSNLVDETSKGALAVGNGELELGGSFSSVVSRSTHGCNIAHLEQIIEDAKSNKRTLFTVMESIMNLMREVELQEKEAEKAKEDAARGGFDTLDKVEELKKMLERAKEANDMDAGEVYGERSILTTEVNELENRLLNLSEERDKSLSVLDEMRGELETRLATALEIKNAAEQEKQEKEGSARKAFAEQEAIMEKVVQESKLLQQEAEENSKLREFLMEHGRIVDSLQGEISVICQDIRHLKEKFDNRVPLSQSISSSQTSCKLASSASSMRSLLLEKPLEASYETPEASISDDERLKALVDDDKKDERKELLEDGWDIFDKELEL
- the LOC104714727 gene encoding uncharacterized protein LOC104714727 isoform X1, with translation MGYKEVYSALAELFPQIDARLLKAVAIEHPKDADEAAAVVVSEIVPLFYPNLADDTSTPPDNNSPAHVPNKVERDMQNGAVTVSESGASSSGTISLAVHCDHETRASVTEFYSSRNQLESVFPIGDLDFHSKARIGLSGSVEPRVVPSETPAFVQVGDKLTSDGCQGVEFHLTGNQAEASTSRDADDTMHKLILEMTQSPRFQSRTGSSLDLNEASSGSLAVENSDAELSGSNLVDETSKGALAVGNGELELGGSFSSVVSRSTHGCNIAHLEQIIEDAKSNKRTLFTVMESIMNLMREVELQEKEAEKAKEDAARGGFDTLDKVEELKKMLERAKEANDMDAGEVYGERSILTTEVNELENRLLNLSEERDKSLSVLDEMRGELETRLATALEIKNAAEQEKQEKEGSARKAFAEQEAIMEKVVQESKLLQQEAEENSKLREFLMEHGRIVDSLQGEISVICQDIRHLKEKFDNRVPLSQSISSSQTSCKLASSASSMRSLLLEKPLEASYETPEASISDDERLKALVDDDKKDERKELLEDGWDIFDKELEL